The Actinocatenispora sera genome has a window encoding:
- the sufU gene encoding Fe-S cluster assembly sulfur transfer protein SufU encodes MQLDSLYQEIILDHYKHPHGRGLREPDAAGESAPHVAEAHHVNPTCGDEMTVRVHLTGDGDKARVSDVSYDGMGCSISQASASVLHDLVSGRTLDEALRLHEAFNELMTGRGQVEPDEELLEDAVAFAGVARYPARVKCALLSWMAFKDAAARATAETAGGN; translated from the coding sequence ATGCAGCTTGACTCGCTCTACCAGGAGATCATCCTGGACCACTACAAGCATCCGCACGGCCGTGGCCTGCGGGAGCCGGACGCGGCCGGGGAGAGCGCCCCGCACGTGGCCGAGGCGCATCACGTCAACCCGACCTGTGGTGACGAGATGACCGTCCGAGTGCACCTGACCGGCGACGGCGACAAGGCCCGGGTGTCGGACGTGTCGTACGACGGGATGGGTTGCTCGATCAGCCAGGCGTCCGCGAGCGTGCTGCACGACCTGGTGTCGGGTCGCACCCTGGACGAGGCGCTGCGGCTGCACGAGGCGTTCAACGAGCTGATGACCGGCCGCGGGCAGGTCGAGCCGGACGAGGAACTGCTGGAGGACGCGGTCGCGTTCGCCGGCGTCGCGCGGTACCCGGCCCGGGTCAAGTGCGCACTACTGTCCTGGATGGCGTTCAAGGACGCCGCCGCGCGGGCCACCGCGGAAACCGCAGGAGGCAACTGA
- a CDS encoding non-heme iron oxygenase ferredoxin subunit, giving the protein MADFLRICGLDEIEKGTAVHVDIDDEPIAVVHTDNGEVYAIRDVCSHAEVPLSEGEIEGCTLECWLHGSRFDLRTGAPTGLPATEPVPVYPVEIRDDDIYVCPEPKK; this is encoded by the coding sequence ATGGCCGACTTCCTGCGCATCTGTGGCCTCGACGAGATCGAGAAGGGCACCGCGGTGCACGTCGACATCGACGACGAGCCGATCGCGGTGGTGCACACCGACAACGGCGAGGTGTACGCGATCCGCGACGTGTGCTCGCACGCCGAGGTGCCGCTGAGCGAGGGGGAGATCGAGGGCTGCACCCTGGAGTGCTGGCTGCACGGCTCCCGCTTCGACCTGCGGACCGGTGCGCCGACCGGGCTGCCGGCCACCGAACCGGTGCCGGTCTACCCGGTCGAGATCCGCGACGACGACATCTACGTGTGCCCCGAACCGAAGAAGTGA
- a CDS encoding DNA alkylation repair protein translates to MADTTSGTELADRVLDRLDTLYEPARDETRAAAMTRYMRGEFPFLGIPAPRQRLLARQAIGTLPRPSEPDLVAVAVACWDRAEREYQYFACGYLRRYVRVCSASFAPTVQQLITTKSWWDTVDPLAAHVVGGLVARHPRLVSLMDRWALSDNRWLVRSALLHQLHYRESTDPKRLFRYCTEQSTHPDFFVRKAIGWALREYAKTDPGAVRRYVSAHRGRMSPLSVREALKHLAG, encoded by the coding sequence GTGGCCGACACCACGAGCGGGACCGAGCTGGCCGATCGGGTACTGGACCGGCTCGACACCCTGTACGAGCCGGCCCGCGACGAGACGCGGGCGGCCGCGATGACCAGGTACATGCGCGGCGAGTTCCCGTTCCTGGGCATCCCGGCGCCGCGGCAACGGCTGCTGGCCCGGCAGGCCATCGGCACCCTGCCGCGGCCATCGGAGCCCGACCTGGTGGCCGTCGCCGTCGCCTGCTGGGACCGGGCGGAGCGGGAGTACCAGTACTTCGCCTGCGGGTACCTGCGCCGCTACGTGCGGGTGTGCTCCGCCTCGTTCGCGCCCACGGTGCAGCAGCTGATCACCACGAAGTCGTGGTGGGACACGGTCGACCCGCTCGCCGCGCACGTGGTGGGTGGCCTCGTGGCGCGGCACCCGCGGCTGGTCTCGCTGATGGACCGGTGGGCACTGTCCGACAACCGCTGGCTGGTCCGCAGCGCGCTGCTGCACCAGCTGCACTACCGGGAGAGCACCGACCCGAAGCGGCTGTTCCGGTACTGCACCGAGCAGTCCACGCATCCGGACTTCTTCGTCCGCAAGGCGATCGGCTGGGCGCTCCGGGAGTACGCGAAGACCGACCCGGGCGCGGTCCGCCGGTACGTGTCGGCGCACCGCGGTCGGATGTCGCCGCTGTCGGTGCGCGAGGCCCTCAAGCACCTCGCCGGCTGA
- a CDS encoding metal-sulfur cluster assembly factor, giving the protein MSEQQTRTVDPAGLAGATEPEPAEQAQPPAPADPPADAGAKAKIEDVEEALRDVVDPELGINVVDLGLVYGLYVDDENTAIVDMTLTSAACPLTDVIEDQAQQALCGGPSPLVGGVRINWVWIPPWGPDKITDDGREQLRSLGFNV; this is encoded by the coding sequence ATGAGCGAGCAACAGACGCGCACGGTCGACCCGGCCGGGCTGGCCGGCGCGACCGAACCGGAGCCCGCCGAGCAGGCGCAGCCGCCGGCCCCGGCCGACCCGCCGGCCGACGCCGGTGCCAAGGCGAAGATCGAGGACGTCGAGGAGGCGCTCCGGGACGTCGTCGACCCGGAACTCGGCATCAACGTGGTCGACCTCGGGCTGGTCTACGGGTTGTACGTGGACGACGAGAACACCGCGATCGTGGACATGACGCTGACCTCTGCGGCCTGCCCACTGACCGACGTGATCGAGGACCAGGCGCAGCAGGCGCTGTGCGGCGGGCCGAGTCCGCTGGTCGGCGGCGTTCGGATCAACTGGGTGTGGATCCCGCCGTGGGGCCCCGACAAGATCACCGACGATGGCCGCGAGCAGCTGCGCTCGCTCGGCTTCAACGTCTGA
- the sufC gene encoding Fe-S cluster assembly ATPase SufC produces the protein MSVLEIRDLHASVQVSEDELKPILHGVDLTIRSGETHAIMGPNGSGKSTTAYAIAGHPKYKITSGSVTLDGEDVLSMSVDARARAGLFLAMQYPVEVPGVSVANFLRTAKTAIDGEAPKLRTWVKELRTSMEKLGMDPAFAERNVNEGFSGGEKKRHEIVQLELLKPKMAILDETDSGLDIDALREVSQGINRVKDAGSTGLVVITHYTRILRYVQPDFVHVFVAGRIVEEGGKELAEDLEASGYERFVNKVGA, from the coding sequence GTGAGCGTTCTGGAGATCCGCGACCTGCACGCATCGGTGCAGGTGTCCGAGGACGAGTTGAAGCCGATCCTGCACGGCGTCGACCTGACCATCCGGTCCGGGGAGACGCACGCGATCATGGGCCCGAACGGCTCGGGCAAGTCGACGACCGCGTACGCGATCGCCGGCCACCCGAAGTACAAGATCACCAGCGGCAGCGTGACGCTGGACGGCGAGGACGTGCTGTCGATGAGCGTCGACGCGCGCGCCCGGGCCGGCCTGTTCCTCGCCATGCAGTACCCGGTCGAGGTGCCGGGCGTGTCGGTGGCGAACTTCCTGCGCACCGCGAAGACCGCGATCGACGGCGAGGCACCGAAGCTGCGCACCTGGGTCAAGGAGCTGCGCACCTCGATGGAGAAGCTGGGCATGGACCCGGCGTTCGCCGAGCGCAACGTCAACGAGGGGTTCTCCGGCGGCGAGAAGAAGCGGCACGAGATCGTGCAGCTGGAACTGCTCAAGCCGAAGATGGCGATCCTGGACGAGACCGACTCCGGCCTGGACATCGACGCGCTGCGCGAGGTCAGCCAGGGCATCAACCGGGTCAAGGACGCCGGCTCGACCGGTCTGGTGGTGATCACCCACTACACCCGGATCCTGCGGTACGTGCAGCCCGACTTCGTGCACGTGTTCGTCGCCGGGCGCATCGTCGAGGAGGGTGGCAAGGAGCTCGCCGAGGACCTGGAAGCGTCCGGCTACGAGCGGTTCGTCAACAAGGTGGGTGCATAG
- a CDS encoding cysteine desulfurase gives MTSDTRAAGRHGGMPAYTDVPRFDVAKVRADFPILTREIDGHPLVYLDSANTSQKPRQVLEVLADHYEHHNANVARAVHTLGTEATDAYEGARAKIARFIGASTAGEVVFTKNSSEAMNLVAYSFGHAGADVDPRFRLGPGDEVVISEMEHHSNIVPWQLLCQRTGATLRWFGITDNGRLDTSNLDELVNEKTKIVSYVLQSNILGTINPVAEIVRRAHEVGALVMLDASQAVPHSPVDVTDLDVDFLAFTGHKMCGPTGIGALWGRAELLDAMPPFLGGGEMIETVKMEGSTFAPPPARFEAGTPPIAQAIGLGAAVDYLTSIGMDAVRWHEKELTAYALDALTEIPGLRIFGPEVPVGRGGTISFALDGIHPHDVGQVLDAEGVAVRVGHGCARPTCARFGVPAVTRASFYLYTTTEEIDALVRGIGSVRKLFS, from the coding sequence ATGACCAGCGACACGCGCGCAGCGGGCCGGCATGGCGGCATGCCGGCGTACACCGACGTGCCGCGCTTCGACGTGGCGAAGGTGCGGGCCGACTTCCCGATCCTGACCCGGGAGATCGACGGTCACCCGCTGGTCTACCTCGACTCGGCCAACACCTCGCAGAAACCGCGCCAGGTGCTGGAGGTGCTCGCCGACCATTACGAGCACCACAACGCCAATGTGGCCCGGGCCGTGCACACGCTCGGTACCGAGGCCACCGACGCGTACGAGGGGGCCCGGGCGAAGATCGCCCGGTTCATCGGCGCCAGCACCGCCGGCGAGGTCGTGTTCACCAAGAACTCGTCCGAGGCGATGAACCTGGTCGCGTACTCGTTCGGGCACGCCGGTGCGGACGTCGATCCGCGGTTCCGGTTGGGCCCGGGCGACGAGGTGGTGATCTCCGAGATGGAGCACCACTCGAACATCGTGCCGTGGCAGCTGCTGTGCCAGCGCACCGGCGCGACGCTGCGCTGGTTCGGCATCACCGACAACGGCCGGCTCGACACGTCCAACCTGGACGAGCTGGTGAACGAGAAGACCAAGATCGTCTCGTACGTGCTGCAGTCGAACATCCTCGGCACGATCAACCCGGTCGCCGAGATCGTTCGCCGGGCGCACGAGGTCGGCGCGCTGGTGATGCTGGACGCCTCGCAGGCGGTCCCGCACTCGCCGGTCGACGTGACCGACCTGGACGTCGACTTCCTCGCCTTCACCGGGCACAAGATGTGCGGCCCGACCGGCATCGGGGCGTTGTGGGGCCGCGCGGAGCTGCTCGACGCGATGCCGCCGTTCCTGGGCGGTGGCGAGATGATCGAGACGGTGAAGATGGAGGGCTCCACCTTCGCCCCGCCGCCGGCGCGGTTCGAGGCCGGTACGCCGCCGATCGCGCAGGCGATCGGGCTCGGTGCGGCGGTCGACTACCTGACCTCGATCGGCATGGACGCGGTGCGCTGGCACGAGAAGGAGCTCACCGCGTACGCGCTGGACGCGCTCACCGAGATCCCGGGGCTGCGGATCTTCGGGCCGGAGGTCCCGGTCGGCCGCGGCGGTACGATCTCGTTCGCGCTGGACGGCATCCACCCGCACGACGTGGGGCAGGTGCTGGACGCCGAGGGCGTCGCGGTTCGGGTGGGTCACGGCTGCGCCCGGCCCACCTGTGCCCGCTTCGGCGTTCCTGCGGTCACCCGTGCCTCGTTCTACCTGTACACGACGACCGAGGAGATCGACGCGCTGGTCCGAGGAATTGGCAGCGTCCGGAAGCTGTTTTCCTGA